The Micropterus dolomieu isolate WLL.071019.BEF.003 ecotype Adirondacks unplaced genomic scaffold, ASM2129224v1 scaffold_39, whole genome shotgun sequence genome includes the window CTAGCCACTGCCATCAACTCTTTGTCAGGTAAAGCGAAAAACTATACCAAATCAGGCCTATCACATAGGGAGATTAATAGTACCTTTCCAGCCAAGCACATTCCTGGCAAATTCACATACAGCCAGCTGCATTCCaagacacacacctgcagaaacATATATACAAGTAGTGCGTTACTACTCATTTCAATATGACAAATCTGAAAGGGGGGTGGGTAAATAAAACTTATCACAGTATTAAGATAATGTTAAGCATGTGATCATGGTCATCCTGTACCTAGAAAAGGTATTTTCTGTTTCCTGGCCCAGTTGATGGCTTGAATCTTTCCTTCAGTTCCTCTGACACCAAAACCTCCTGGAACCAGGATGCCACTGAGGACAGAAGGGGGGGGAACTGTTGGATGTAACTACACATTTAATGTCGAGGTTGttgt containing:
- the LOC123967117 gene encoding CTP synthase 1-like codes for the protein YIDSAYLEPSTLQEEPVKYHEAWQKLCSADGILVPGGFGVRGTEGKIQAINWARKQKIPFLGVCLGMQLAVCEFARNVLGWKGTINLPM